A stretch of Candidatus Symbiobacter mobilis CR DNA encodes these proteins:
- a CDS encoding cytochrome-c peroxidase, with translation MKTLLTPEFPHSSRPQQSGTPQPFYRGFVVGAGVLALLLAVLLFVLLRESPDEEVRSVRAFSAVVSLDIARPVPAYSDADPEKVRLGRQLFHDVRLSVDDTVSCATCHSLNTGGVDNRVHSVGVQGQLGNINAPTVYNSGLNFVQFWDGRARTLEAQIEGPLNDPKEMGANWTLVLHKLRQDPSYPRWFSQLYAQGITADNVKDAIATFERSLHTPGSSFDQFLAGDAGAFTEQEQRGYELFLSYGCASCHQGVNLGGNMYGKMGLIGDYFADRGNITEADYGRYQRTRNLDHLYQFRVPPLRNVARTMPYFHDGSANTLEQAISVMGKYQLGRSMPEEDMAALVAFLRSLTGTYNGSPL, from the coding sequence ATGAAGACTCTCCTGACGCCCGAATTCCCGCATAGCTCGCGGCCGCAGCAGTCCGGGACGCCGCAACCCTTTTACCGTGGGTTCGTCGTCGGAGCTGGGGTGCTTGCGCTACTGCTTGCAGTACTGCTTTTCGTGCTGCTGCGCGAAAGTCCGGACGAAGAGGTTCGCTCCGTCCGTGCTTTTTCCGCTGTTGTCAGCCTGGACATTGCGCGTCCCGTTCCAGCGTATTCCGATGCCGACCCCGAGAAAGTGCGCCTGGGCAGGCAGTTGTTCCACGATGTACGGCTATCCGTCGACGACACCGTCAGTTGCGCGACGTGCCACTCGCTCAATACAGGGGGAGTGGACAACCGGGTTCATTCCGTGGGCGTGCAAGGCCAGCTCGGCAACATCAATGCCCCCACCGTCTACAACAGTGGCCTGAATTTCGTGCAGTTCTGGGATGGACGCGCACGTACCCTTGAAGCCCAGATCGAAGGGCCGCTCAACGACCCCAAGGAGATGGGGGCCAACTGGACGCTGGTATTACACAAACTGCGCCAAGACCCTTCCTATCCCCGGTGGTTCTCCCAGTTGTACGCTCAAGGCATCACAGCCGACAACGTCAAAGACGCCATCGCAACCTTCGAGCGCTCACTCCATACCCCCGGTTCCTCTTTCGACCAGTTTTTGGCCGGGGACGCAGGCGCATTCACCGAGCAAGAACAACGGGGCTACGAGCTATTTTTGTCCTATGGCTGCGCGAGCTGCCACCAAGGCGTGAACCTCGGTGGGAACATGTACGGCAAGATGGGCCTGATCGGCGACTACTTTGCCGACCGGGGAAACATCACCGAAGCCGACTATGGACGCTACCAGCGCACCCGCAATCTCGATCACCTGTACCAATTCCGCGTCCCCCCGCTGCGCAACGTCGCACGCACGATGCCGTACTTCCATGATGGCAGCGCAAACACCTTGGAACAAGCTATTTCCGTCATGGGCAAATACCAGCTCGGGCGTTCCATGCCGGAAGAAGACATGGCTGCGTTGGTCGCTTTTCTGCGCAGCCTCACCGGCACGTACAACGGCAGCCCCCTGTGA
- a CDS encoding hybrid sensor histidine kinase/response regulator: MKRSHGNALLWLLTMGLMALGLLGWLYRQSTQIDSALHIRIVTQLEQLRQYDTLLNQYVLQARYGLLRNYDLLAETQIAVIEAFDAMARDNPTYFGTVEAPLQQKFEQYRKAFLGKLDQVEEFKSSNSILRNSASYLPLVIQRSVDEATLGSIQHRLLHNLLHEVLLFSATHGRSRIHLEAAMRSLLRVVPAGSILHGSVARHVELLLSHQIGTDELVSLIVHASSAREGHELLRMYGDSYAQRQRTANDYRLVLVFLALIAVALLTHAVWVLGVLRQARQHLQDSLRELEFQKYAMDAHSIVSIADHEGKIFYTNDKFSEISQYTRAELIGQNHRILNSGHHPDEHFQEMWSTITHGRVWRSEVKNRRKDGSEYWVDATIVPFLDEEGHVLRYVSVCTDITERKRVEEALVEARDAAEHAVRVKSDFLANMSHEIRTPMNGIIGMTELALGTTLTEEQREYLELVRSSADSLLTIINDILDFSKIESGKMSIEHVSFSLEALLRDTVKMLGIRAHQKSLELLLRVDPEVPDRIQGDPGRLRQVLINLIGNAIKFTERGEIELSVQPSQEAHTGLLGEWVALEFAVRDTGIGIPPEKFATIFESFSQADTSITRKYGGTGLGLTISAQLVALMGGQIEVESTVGKGSRFFFRLPFPVSGDATISSPLRTDLVTGTDVLVVDDSERNGQLIADILQHWGMHPTTATNDGAALAAVRNAIAAGHPFPLALIDVQMPETDGIHLVQDIHALSADTAMVAMATVFEPHIALDRYHDAGVQAHLSKPVTQSALFDAVMTAVGAATPYARPAKQFASSLPMVSRSGLRLLLAEDNIVNQRLATILLEKNGHTVRIANDGKEAVDQWESGEFDAVLMDLEMPEMNGYEATRCIRERERLRGGHIPILAMTAHAMDGVRENCLESGMDGYLSKPIQVAALLHALDELPGARGHTPEELPSAQSRREEPLIDFDRMRQSLGDSRALFDELCGLYRSDLPVQWQRLQQAQAAADREGIRTAAHAIKGMVSVYCADRAAAAARLLEERAIEGDVEGAIGALEQELRALDAALEQCAAHW, encoded by the coding sequence GTGAAGCGCAGTCACGGAAACGCCCTGCTATGGCTGCTGACCATGGGCCTGATGGCTCTGGGCCTGCTGGGCTGGCTATACCGCCAATCCACGCAGATCGACAGCGCCCTGCACATCCGCATCGTTACGCAGCTCGAACAGCTACGGCAGTACGACACGCTCCTGAACCAGTATGTCTTGCAGGCGCGCTACGGTCTGCTACGCAATTACGACCTTCTTGCCGAAACGCAGATAGCAGTCATTGAGGCCTTCGACGCGATGGCCCGGGACAACCCCACCTACTTCGGGACGGTGGAAGCACCCCTGCAACAGAAATTCGAGCAATACCGCAAGGCTTTTCTCGGCAAACTCGACCAGGTCGAGGAATTCAAAAGCAGCAACTCGATTCTGCGCAACTCCGCCAGCTACCTGCCACTCGTCATCCAACGTTCTGTGGATGAAGCAACGCTCGGGTCGATACAGCATAGATTGCTACATAACCTGTTGCATGAAGTGCTGCTATTCAGCGCCACTCATGGGCGCAGCCGCATCCATCTCGAAGCGGCCATGCGCTCGCTATTGCGCGTCGTCCCGGCAGGCAGCATCCTCCACGGCTCGGTGGCGCGGCATGTCGAACTGTTGCTAAGCCACCAGATCGGCACGGACGAACTGGTCTCCTTGATCGTTCACGCCTCCAGTGCGCGGGAAGGGCACGAGCTCCTTCGCATGTACGGCGATTCCTACGCGCAACGCCAACGCACCGCCAACGATTACCGGCTCGTGCTCGTCTTCCTGGCATTGATTGCCGTGGCGTTGCTGACCCACGCGGTATGGGTGCTGGGGGTACTCCGGCAGGCGCGCCAGCACCTCCAGGATTCGCTGCGCGAACTCGAATTCCAGAAATACGCAATGGACGCGCACTCGATCGTCAGCATCGCCGACCACGAAGGCAAGATCTTCTATACCAACGACAAATTCAGCGAAATCAGCCAATACACCCGTGCAGAGCTGATAGGCCAGAACCACCGCATCCTCAACTCGGGCCATCACCCCGACGAACATTTTCAAGAGATGTGGTCGACGATCACGCACGGGCGGGTGTGGCGCAGCGAGGTCAAGAACCGCCGCAAGGACGGCAGCGAATACTGGGTCGATGCGACCATCGTTCCTTTCCTGGACGAAGAGGGACATGTGCTGCGCTACGTCTCGGTATGCACCGACATCACCGAGCGCAAACGTGTCGAAGAAGCGCTGGTCGAAGCCCGGGACGCGGCAGAACACGCCGTTCGCGTCAAGAGCGACTTCCTCGCCAACATGAGCCACGAGATCCGCACACCGATGAACGGGATCATCGGAATGACCGAACTCGCGCTGGGCACCACACTCACCGAGGAACAGCGCGAGTACCTCGAACTGGTGCGCTCATCGGCGGATTCCCTGCTGACGATCATCAACGACATTCTGGACTTTTCCAAAATCGAGTCCGGCAAGATGAGCATTGAGCATGTGAGTTTCTCGCTCGAAGCCCTGTTGCGTGACACCGTCAAGATGCTCGGCATCCGCGCACACCAGAAATCGCTGGAGCTACTGCTGCGCGTGGACCCCGAAGTTCCCGACCGGATCCAGGGCGACCCCGGACGCTTGCGCCAAGTGCTGATCAATCTCATCGGCAACGCGATCAAGTTCACGGAACGTGGCGAAATCGAGTTGTCCGTACAGCCATCGCAGGAAGCGCACACGGGACTGCTGGGGGAGTGGGTGGCGCTGGAGTTTGCCGTCCGCGATACCGGCATCGGCATCCCGCCGGAGAAGTTTGCGACGATCTTCGAATCCTTCTCCCAGGCTGATACAAGCATCACCCGCAAGTACGGAGGAACGGGGTTGGGGCTGACGATTTCCGCGCAGCTCGTCGCCCTGATGGGCGGGCAGATCGAGGTGGAAAGCACCGTCGGAAAAGGGAGCCGATTCTTCTTCCGCCTGCCCTTCCCGGTCAGCGGCGATGCGACGATCTCCAGCCCATTGCGCACGGACTTGGTCACAGGCACGGATGTACTCGTCGTCGACGACAGCGAACGCAATGGCCAGCTCATCGCAGACATCCTCCAGCACTGGGGAATGCACCCCACCACCGCGACCAACGATGGAGCCGCCCTGGCCGCAGTGCGCAACGCCATTGCTGCGGGGCACCCCTTCCCCCTCGCCCTGATCGACGTCCAAATGCCGGAAACGGATGGCATCCACCTGGTGCAAGACATCCATGCCCTCAGCGCAGACACGGCGATGGTCGCGATGGCTACAGTGTTCGAACCCCATATTGCGCTGGATCGGTACCACGATGCAGGGGTGCAGGCGCATCTCAGCAAGCCGGTGACGCAATCCGCATTGTTTGACGCGGTCATGACGGCAGTCGGCGCCGCAACGCCCTATGCCCGGCCTGCGAAGCAATTCGCGTCCTCCCTGCCTATGGTTTCCCGCTCTGGGCTGCGGTTGCTGCTGGCCGAAGACAACATCGTCAACCAGCGTCTGGCCACGATCCTGCTCGAAAAAAACGGCCACACTGTCCGCATCGCCAACGACGGCAAGGAGGCAGTAGACCAGTGGGAATCCGGGGAATTCGACGCCGTGCTCATGGATCTGGAAATGCCGGAAATGAACGGGTACGAGGCCACGCGATGCATCCGCGAGCGCGAACGCCTGCGCGGCGGACATATCCCCATCCTCGCGATGACAGCCCACGCCATGGACGGTGTGCGGGAAAACTGCCTGGAAAGCGGCATGGACGGCTACCTCTCCAAGCCTATCCAAGTGGCCGCCTTGCTGCATGCGCTCGACGAATTGCCAGGCGCACGCGGACATACCCCGGAGGAGCTGCCTTCCGCGCAGTCCCGGCGCGAGGAACCGCTGATCGATTTCGACCGGATGCGCCAGTCCCTGGGCGATAGCCGCGCCCTGTTCGATGAACTGTGTGGCTTGTATCGCAGCGATTTGCCAGTGCAATGGCAGCGCCTGCAACAAGCACAGGCTGCCGCAGACCGCGAAGGGATACGTACTGCAGCGCACGCCATCAAGGGCATGGTCAGCGTCTACTGCGCAGACCGGGCCGCCGCCGCCGCCAGGCTGCTGGAAGAGCGTGCAATCGAGGGCGATGTGGAGGGGGCCATCGGCGCGCTGGAACAAGAGCTGCGCGCACTGGATGCTGCGCTAGAGCAATGCGCTGCGCACTGGTAA
- a CDS encoding polysaccharide biosynthesis protein, whose amino-acid sequence MRDWVLGWPRPAKQATVVTLDVALSLLATAVAFALRLDTLEWPTPAQWQMYAVAPALAIPLFARFGLYRAIFRYTGQAALDATARAVLVYACLLTILLLWVRWPMVPRTLGVLQPLVFFLLVGASRAVARFWLAGIWPARPCARVLIFGAGAIGVQAASALRACGGFELLAFLDDDDRKVGRNINGVPVVAASQMRDWVTRCEVTDVLLALPTSRRERRNAIIATLAGLPVHVRTLPSVADLASGKVTVRDFRELDVEDLLGRETVGPHTDLLAHDLQGKVVLVSGAGGSIGSELTRQIVAQHPRTLLLLDHSEYALYAIHQELQALCSTAALPVELLPLLGDVGDSVRMHALCATHRPSVIYHAAAYKHVPMVEANACEGVRNNVFGTLHLAQAAQQSHVARFVLISTDKAVRPTNVMGASKRLSEMVLQALAACGGQTCFAMVRFGNVLDSSGSVVPLFRKQIAAGGPLTVTHPEVTRYFMTIPEAAQLVIQAGAMAVGGDVFVLDMGEPVRIMELACRMVELSGLRVHSPAQPDGDIDIQITGLRPGEKLHEELLIGNDPQGTMHPRIMKAHEPFLPWDALCPILEECKDCVQRDDHGALRALLRRHVHLRKEWDEIC is encoded by the coding sequence ATGCGAGATTGGGTGCTGGGGTGGCCACGGCCTGCCAAACAGGCTACCGTCGTCACGCTCGACGTCGCCCTGTCACTGCTGGCCACTGCAGTGGCTTTTGCCCTGCGGCTCGATACCCTGGAATGGCCGACTCCGGCCCAGTGGCAGATGTATGCCGTGGCCCCTGCGCTGGCCATTCCCCTCTTCGCCCGGTTTGGGTTGTACCGCGCCATCTTCCGCTACACGGGGCAGGCTGCGCTTGATGCAACGGCCCGCGCCGTGCTCGTCTACGCCTGTTTGCTCACCATCCTGCTGCTGTGGGTGCGTTGGCCCATGGTGCCAAGAACCCTAGGCGTACTGCAACCGCTGGTGTTCTTTCTGCTCGTCGGGGCCAGCCGCGCAGTAGCGCGGTTCTGGCTGGCCGGTATCTGGCCCGCCCGGCCCTGTGCGCGGGTGCTGATCTTCGGCGCCGGGGCGATCGGCGTGCAGGCGGCTTCCGCGCTCCGGGCCTGCGGGGGGTTCGAGCTGCTCGCATTCCTCGACGACGATGACCGCAAGGTAGGCCGCAATATCAACGGCGTTCCGGTGGTGGCCGCGTCACAGATGCGCGACTGGGTCACGCGATGCGAAGTCACCGACGTACTGCTTGCGCTGCCCACCTCGCGGCGGGAGCGCCGCAACGCCATCATCGCCACGCTTGCGGGCTTGCCTGTGCATGTGCGCACGCTGCCCAGCGTGGCAGACCTGGCTTCGGGCAAAGTCACCGTTCGCGATTTCCGCGAACTCGACGTCGAAGACCTCCTGGGCCGGGAAACCGTCGGCCCCCACACCGACCTGCTTGCGCACGACTTGCAAGGCAAGGTGGTACTGGTCAGTGGCGCGGGGGGCAGCATTGGCAGCGAACTGACCCGGCAAATCGTTGCACAGCACCCGCGCACGCTGCTGTTGCTTGACCACAGCGAATACGCCCTGTACGCCATCCACCAAGAACTGCAAGCGCTGTGCAGCACGGCCGCGCTGCCGGTCGAACTCCTGCCACTGCTCGGGGATGTGGGCGATTCCGTGCGCATGCACGCACTCTGCGCTACGCACCGTCCTTCCGTGATTTACCACGCTGCGGCGTACAAGCACGTTCCGATGGTCGAAGCCAACGCCTGCGAGGGCGTGCGCAACAACGTCTTCGGCACGCTGCATCTGGCACAGGCAGCGCAGCAATCCCACGTGGCCCGCTTCGTCCTGATCAGCACGGACAAGGCTGTTCGCCCCACCAACGTGATGGGCGCGAGCAAACGCCTTTCGGAGATGGTGTTGCAGGCGCTGGCCGCGTGCGGGGGGCAGACCTGTTTTGCCATGGTGCGCTTTGGCAATGTGCTGGACTCCAGCGGCAGCGTCGTCCCGCTGTTTCGCAAGCAAATCGCCGCAGGGGGGCCATTGACCGTGACGCACCCCGAAGTCACCCGCTATTTCATGACGATCCCCGAAGCCGCACAGCTCGTCATCCAGGCGGGGGCAATGGCCGTCGGCGGAGACGTTTTCGTGCTCGACATGGGCGAGCCGGTACGGATCATGGAACTGGCGTGCCGCATGGTCGAGCTATCGGGCCTGCGCGTTCATTCCCCTGCGCAGCCCGACGGAGACATCGACATCCAGATCACCGGTCTGCGCCCCGGGGAAAAGCTCCACGAAGAACTGCTGATCGGCAACGATCCCCAAGGCACCATGCACCCCAGGATCATGAAAGCGCACGAACCTTTCCTGCCCTGGGATGCCCTCTGCCCTATCCTCGAAGAATGCAAAGACTGCGTGCAACGCGATGACCATGGCGCGCTGCGGGCCTTGCTACGGCGCCATGTGCATCTACGGAAAGAGTGGGACGAAATATGCTGA
- a CDS encoding diguanylate cyclase: protein MLKKLLLAIAMAGSALAGAQDPEIALTPEEREYLRRIPAIKMCVDPDWTPFEHIDKQGRHVGIAADLVQRVAQRVGLRIDLYPTKTWEESVAASKVGHCHILSFLNQTPSREEWLSFTDPIFYDQNIIITREEHPYIGDIRGLKDERVALPGGTMVEERIRRDFPNLVIVTTGSESEAVSLVSERKAELTVRSLIVAAYAIKKEGLFNLKIAGQIPEYSNKLRIGVRKEEPLLRSILDKGVQTITPQDREAIANRHVSVQVYSNFDTTLLWQVGAVALVVIALVLYWNRKLQAINREFERLSITDRLTGLYNRLRLDTVLEAEVQRSSRFGQPFSVILLDIDHFKAVNDEYGHHTGDDVLIEVARILQTHTRETDVVGRWGGEEFLVVCPHTHREGARTLAENLRSKMQERDIPTVGHKTASFGVAAYEAKDHAKDVVARADTALYEAKRNGRNRVEAG, encoded by the coding sequence ATGCTGAAAAAACTGCTCCTCGCCATCGCCATGGCAGGGTCTGCCTTGGCTGGCGCCCAAGACCCGGAAATCGCCCTCACCCCCGAAGAGCGCGAATACCTCCGCCGCATCCCAGCGATCAAGATGTGTGTCGACCCGGACTGGACGCCCTTCGAACACATCGATAAACAGGGACGACACGTCGGGATCGCCGCAGACCTCGTACAGAGGGTGGCGCAACGTGTGGGGCTGCGCATCGACCTCTACCCCACCAAAACATGGGAAGAGAGCGTGGCGGCGTCCAAAGTTGGGCACTGCCACATATTGAGCTTCCTCAACCAGACGCCCTCGCGCGAGGAATGGCTCTCCTTCACCGACCCCATCTTTTACGACCAGAACATCATCATCACCCGCGAAGAACACCCCTACATCGGTGACATACGCGGGCTGAAAGACGAACGGGTGGCGCTACCCGGGGGGACGATGGTCGAAGAACGGATCCGGCGCGATTTCCCGAACCTCGTCATCGTGACGACCGGCAGCGAATCCGAGGCGGTGTCTCTGGTGTCCGAACGCAAGGCGGAGCTGACCGTGCGCTCGCTGATCGTCGCTGCGTATGCCATCAAAAAGGAAGGGCTGTTCAACCTCAAGATCGCCGGGCAGATTCCCGAATACTCCAACAAACTGCGCATCGGCGTGCGCAAGGAAGAACCGCTGCTGCGCAGCATCCTTGACAAAGGTGTCCAGACGATCACGCCCCAAGACCGGGAAGCCATCGCCAACCGGCATGTATCCGTGCAGGTGTACAGCAACTTCGATACGACGCTGCTATGGCAGGTCGGCGCTGTGGCCTTGGTCGTCATCGCCTTGGTGCTGTACTGGAACCGCAAGCTGCAAGCGATCAACCGCGAATTCGAGCGCCTTTCGATCACCGACCGGCTCACAGGGCTTTACAACCGCCTACGGCTCGATACCGTGCTCGAAGCGGAGGTGCAGCGCTCTTCCCGCTTCGGGCAGCCTTTCTCGGTCATTCTGCTGGACATCGACCATTTCAAGGCAGTCAACGACGAGTACGGCCACCACACAGGGGACGATGTGCTCATCGAAGTCGCCCGCATCCTGCAAACGCACACCCGGGAAACAGACGTCGTGGGCAGGTGGGGGGGCGAAGAATTCCTCGTGGTGTGCCCGCACACGCACCGCGAAGGCGCCCGCACACTCGCCGAAAACCTACGATCCAAGATGCAGGAGCGAGACATCCCTACCGTCGGGCACAAGACGGCGAGCTTTGGCGTAGCCGCCTACGAAGCGAAGGATCACGCCAAGGACGTCGTCGCCCGCGCAGACACCGCGCTCTACGAGGCCAAGCGCAACGGGCGCAACCGGGTGGAGGCAGGGTAA
- a CDS encoding FkbM family methyltransferase produces MQTVIAQLYQDLDGRIPGMTGQAGQKTEKKTGNIAGTGNKAANKTGRNTRNNPGKETGNKTNALLNNAHVVQIQNKARKAGIQVKLAAHYVDFIKDGKILRISLKHFIYSYDMIDSFDYYFSSVEPMEFQGYELVDYSTPRYHHVVGFGLMPIHFPSLSEPVATTYQYLEFADLKAGQNVIDLGAYAGLTSIIFKEFVGSTGRVIALDADQYNLQSIQKNIDLYTRIRGDVIEAFAGAIWNHGNGLSFSSEGNMGAAVSHILGANRGDTQVVESVTLSGLMQVADLPSVDFIKCDVEGAESVVFEDREFFANHRPKIVIETHLVNGSATADKCIQDLSAYGYTCTKVAQVGATLPLIECRPS; encoded by the coding sequence ATGCAAACAGTGATTGCGCAACTGTACCAAGATCTGGATGGGCGGATTCCAGGTATGACTGGCCAGGCAGGGCAAAAGACGGAGAAGAAAACCGGGAATATTGCTGGAACTGGAAATAAGGCAGCAAATAAGACTGGAAGAAACACTCGAAATAATCCCGGAAAAGAAACTGGTAACAAAACCAATGCATTGCTAAACAATGCACACGTTGTACAAATTCAAAATAAGGCCAGGAAGGCTGGGATCCAGGTCAAGCTCGCAGCGCATTATGTTGATTTCATAAAAGATGGAAAAATTTTACGAATCAGCCTGAAGCACTTTATCTATTCTTACGACATGATCGATAGCTTCGATTACTACTTTTCTTCCGTCGAACCGATGGAATTCCAAGGGTACGAGCTGGTCGATTATTCGACTCCCAGATACCACCACGTCGTGGGTTTCGGATTGATGCCGATCCATTTCCCCTCGTTGTCCGAGCCGGTGGCAACGACGTACCAGTACCTGGAGTTTGCAGACCTGAAAGCAGGGCAGAACGTGATCGACCTGGGCGCCTATGCGGGGCTGACGTCGATCATCTTCAAGGAGTTCGTGGGATCCACAGGCCGGGTCATTGCATTGGATGCCGACCAATACAACTTGCAATCGATACAAAAGAATATCGATTTGTATACCCGAATCAGGGGGGACGTCATCGAAGCCTTTGCGGGAGCCATCTGGAACCATGGCAATGGGTTGTCATTCTCTTCGGAAGGCAATATGGGCGCGGCGGTTTCCCATATTCTTGGCGCCAACAGGGGTGATACGCAGGTGGTAGAGTCAGTGACGTTGAGTGGTTTGATGCAAGTGGCCGATCTTCCCTCGGTGGACTTCATCAAATGTGATGTGGAAGGCGCAGAATCCGTCGTCTTCGAAGACCGCGAATTTTTTGCCAACCATAGACCCAAAATCGTCATTGAAACCCATCTCGTCAACGGGTCGGCAACTGCAGACAAATGCATCCAGGATTTGTCTGCGTATGGCTATACATGCACGAAAGTGGCGCAAGTCGGCGCGACATTGCCGCTGATTGAATGTCGGCCGTCCTAG
- the rfbF gene encoding glucose-1-phosphate cytidylyltransferase, whose amino-acid sequence MKAVILAGGLGTRLSEETVVRPKPMVEIGGHPLLWHLLKIYSCHGIHDFVICCGYKGYLIKEFFANYFLHTSDVTFHMQTNKMEVHHQHAEPWNVTLVDTGEHTMTGGRLLRVAEYVRNEEAFCLTYGDGLGDVDIAETIRFHHSHGKLATVTAALPPGRFGALDIQDGQVLHFREKPRGDGAVVNGGFFVLSPGVLDYLADDATIWEQEPLRQLAQDGQLMAYRHTGFWQPMDTLYDKRSLEALWESGKAPWKLWN is encoded by the coding sequence ATGAAAGCAGTCATCCTGGCCGGTGGCCTGGGCACGCGGCTCAGTGAAGAAACCGTGGTTCGCCCCAAGCCGATGGTCGAGATCGGCGGGCATCCGCTGCTGTGGCATCTGCTCAAAATTTACTCTTGCCACGGTATCCACGATTTTGTAATCTGCTGCGGGTACAAGGGGTACCTGATCAAGGAGTTCTTTGCAAACTATTTTTTGCATACCTCCGACGTCACCTTCCACATGCAAACCAACAAGATGGAAGTGCATCACCAGCACGCCGAGCCGTGGAACGTGACCCTCGTCGATACCGGGGAACACACGATGACCGGTGGCAGGCTGCTGCGCGTGGCCGAATACGTGCGCAATGAAGAAGCGTTCTGCCTGACTTACGGGGACGGCCTCGGGGATGTGGACATCGCGGAGACGATCCGCTTCCACCATAGCCACGGCAAGCTCGCCACCGTCACCGCCGCGCTGCCGCCGGGGCGCTTTGGCGCGCTGGACATCCAGGACGGGCAGGTGCTGCATTTCCGCGAAAAACCCCGGGGCGACGGCGCCGTTGTCAACGGGGGGTTTTTCGTGCTCTCGCCTGGCGTGCTGGATTACCTGGCCGACGATGCCACCATCTGGGAACAGGAACCGCTGCGGCAACTCGCGCAAGACGGGCAACTCATGGCCTACCGGCACACCGGGTTCTGGCAGCCGATGGACACGCTTTACGACAAACGCTCCCTCGAAGCCCTATGGGAGAGCGGGAAAGCACCGTGGAAGCTGTGGAACTGA
- the rfbG gene encoding CDP-glucose 4,6-dehydratase: MGERESTVEAVELTSPPTSGNTVGGANTVGGTVREHSTVPADFWHGKRVFLTGHTGFKGSWLALWLQAMHAQVAGYALPAPTTPSLFELAQVASGMAHTIGDVCDLPTLHTAMAAHRSEIVFHLAAQPLVRRSYQEPVETYATNVMGTVHLLDCVRRVPSVRAVVVVTTDKCYDNREWPWPYRENEAMGGFDPYSSSKGCAELVTAAYRSSFFREGAVAVASARAGNVIGGGDWAPDRLIPDAMAAFAAGRTLTLRNPGATRPWQHVLEPLGGYLILAQALWEHGQDYAEAWNFGPHAEDAWPVAQVIDTLATLWGGTARWEVDKAMHPHEAHCLQLDIAKARARLRWQPRLRLQQALEHTVDWYRRLHAGEDARELTLQQLQRYRSEDPTHGSHSGHR; the protein is encoded by the coding sequence ATGGGAGAGCGGGAAAGCACCGTGGAAGCTGTGGAACTGACCTCGCCCCCGACATCGGGGAATACGGTGGGTGGCGCCAATACAGTGGGCGGCACCGTGCGCGAACACAGCACCGTTCCGGCGGACTTCTGGCACGGCAAGCGCGTGTTCCTGACCGGACATACCGGCTTCAAGGGAAGCTGGCTGGCGCTATGGCTACAAGCCATGCACGCGCAGGTCGCGGGGTACGCACTCCCGGCTCCCACGACCCCTTCGCTGTTCGAGCTGGCGCAGGTGGCATCCGGCATGGCACACACGATTGGCGATGTGTGTGATCTGCCGACCCTGCACACAGCAATGGCCGCGCACCGCAGCGAGATCGTCTTCCACTTGGCAGCGCAGCCCTTGGTGCGCCGCTCGTACCAAGAACCGGTGGAAACCTACGCCACCAACGTCATGGGAACCGTGCATCTGCTTGACTGCGTGCGGCGCGTTCCCAGCGTGCGCGCCGTCGTCGTCGTCACGACCGACAAGTGCTATGACAACCGCGAATGGCCGTGGCCCTACCGGGAAAACGAAGCGATGGGCGGCTTCGACCCCTACAGCAGCAGCAAGGGATGTGCGGAACTCGTGACCGCTGCCTACCGTTCCTCTTTTTTCCGCGAGGGCGCCGTCGCCGTGGCCAGCGCACGCGCGGGCAATGTGATCGGCGGGGGGGACTGGGCGCCGGATCGACTTATTCCCGACGCCATGGCGGCCTTTGCGGCAGGCAGGACGCTGACCCTGCGCAACCCCGGCGCAACCCGACCCTGGCAACACGTGCTCGAACCATTGGGCGGCTACCTCATCCTGGCGCAAGCGTTGTGGGAACATGGGCAAGACTACGCCGAGGCGTGGAATTTCGGCCCCCACGCCGAAGACGCCTGGCCCGTTGCGCAAGTCATCGACACGCTGGCTACGCTATGGGGCGGGACGGCCCGTTGGGAAGTGGACAAAGCCATGCACCCCCACGAAGCCCACTGCCTACAGCTCGATATCGCCAAAGCACGCGCCCGGCTACGCTGGCAACCCCGGTTGCGCTTGCAGCAGGCGCTGGAACATACGGTGGACTGGTACCGGCGGCTGCACGCGGGGGAAGATGCCCGCGAACTCACGCTCCAGCAACTGCAACGCTACCGCAGCGAGGACCCAACGCATGGATCGCATTCTGGACATCGATGA